One genomic segment of Erythrolamprus reginae isolate rEryReg1 chromosome 2, rEryReg1.hap1, whole genome shotgun sequence includes these proteins:
- the EXOSC7 gene encoding exosome complex component RRP42 has translation MASVVLSEAEKVYIMHGVQEDLRVDGRGCEDYRCAEMETDVISNTSGSARVKLGHTDILVGVKAEMGTPKLEKPNEGCLEFFVDCSANAAPEFEGRGGEELGTEIANTLYRIFNNESSIDLKTLCINPRQHCWILYVDVLLLECGGNLFDAVSIAVKAALFNTRIPKVRVLEDEGGHEIELSDDPFDCIRLSVCNIPCIVTLSKIGYRYVVDTTLQEEACSLASLLISVTSQGVITCMKKVGRGSLDPESIFEMMETGKRIGKLLHTSLQALLDKEESLGTARKKVGFLG, from the coding sequence ATGGCGTCGGTGGTCCTGAGCGAGGCCGAAAAGGTTTACATCATGCATGGCGTCCAGGAAGATCTTCGAGTTGATGGCCGTGGCTGTGAAGATTATAGATGTGCCGAAATGGAAACGGATGTGATATCTAATACAAGTGGATCTGCTAGAGTAAAACTTGGGCACACAGATATCCTGGTTGGAGTCAAGGCAGAAATGGGAACACCAAAGCTGGAGAAACCAAATGAAGGCTGCTTGGAATTCTTTGTGGATTGTTCAGCAAACGCCGCTCCAGAATTTGAAGGACGTGGTGGTGAAGAACTTGGCACGGAGATTGCCAATACTCTCTATAGGATATTTAATAATGAGAGCAGTATTGATTTGAAAACCCTTTGTATTAATCCCAGACAGCATTGCTGGATACTTTATGTTGATGTCTTGTTATTGGAGTGTGGTGGTAACTTATTCGATGCTGTCTCAATTGCAGTGAAGGCAGCACTCTTTAATACCAGGATCCCCAAAGTACGTGTTTTGGAGGATGAAGGAGGACATGAAATTGAACTGTCTGATGATCCTTTTGATTGCATTCGACTCAGTGTCTGTAATATTCCTTGTATTGTTACCTTAAGCAAAATTGGCTATAGATATGTGGTCGACACCACTCTTCAGGAAGAAGCATGTTCCTTGGCTAGCCTCCTTATTTCTGTAACAAGTCAGGGTGTTATCACTTGCATGAAAAAAGTAGGAAGAGGAAGCCTGGACCCAGAGAGCATTTTTGAGATGATGGAGACTGGAAAGAGAATAGGAAAATTGCTGCACACCTCTTTACAAGCTCTTTTAGATAAAGAAGAGAGTCTTGGAACAGCACGAAAAAAAGTTGGATTTTTGGGATGA